The following are from one region of the Macaca thibetana thibetana isolate TM-01 chromosome 2, ASM2454274v1, whole genome shotgun sequence genome:
- the ASTE1 gene encoding protein asteroid homolog 1 isoform X1 codes for MGIRGLMSFVEDHSNEFFTDLKLRDTKIVIDGYALFHRLSFNSNLELRYGGDYDSFADIVQNFFESLFACNICPYVVLDGGCDISDKKLTTLKDRAREKIQMAHSLSVGGSGYVCPLLIREVFIQVLIKLQVCFVQCFSEADRDIMTLANHWNCPVLSSDSDFCIFDLKTGFCPLNSFQWRNINTIKGTQNYIPAKCFSLDAFCHHFSNMNKALLPLFAVLCGNDHINLPIMETFLSKARLPLGATSSKGRRHHRILGLLNWLSHFANPTEALDNVLKYLPKKDRENVKELLCGSMEEYQQSRVKLQDFFQCGTYACPDALNLGLPEWVLVALAKGQLSPFISDALVLRRTILHTQVENMQQPNAHRISQPIRQIIYGLLLNASPHLDKTSRNALPPQPLAFSEMERINKNIKTSIIDAVELAKDHSDLSKLTELSLRRRQMLLLETLKVKQTILEPIPASLKLPVAVSCYWLQHTETKTKLHHLQSLLLAMLVGPLTAIINSPGNVDPFPRQAQCLAAR; via the exons ATGGGTATCCGAGGACTAATGAGTTTTGTGGAAGATCACAGTAATGAGTTCTTCACTGATTTGAAGTTGCGGGACACAAAAATTGTCATTGATGGCTATGCTCTTTTCCACCGTCTTTCCTTCAATTCAAACTTGGAGCTCCGGTATGGTGGGGACTATGATTCTTTTGCAGATATTGTACAAAACTTCTTTGAATCACTGTTTGCTTGTAATATATGCCCATATGTTGTATTAGATGGAGGATGTGACATTTCGGATAAAAAGCTTACAACTTTAAAGGACAGAGCTAGAGAGAAGATCCAGATGGCCCATTCCCTTTCTGTTGGTGGGAGTGGGTATGTATGTCCCTTACTCATCCGGGAAGTATTCATACAAGTTTTGATCAAGCTGCAGGTATGTTTTGTCCAGTGCTTTTCAGAAGCAGATCGGGACATTATGACACTTGCTAATCATTGGAATTGCCCTGTGTTATCGTCAGATAGTGACTTTTGCATTTTTGACCTGAAAACTGGGTTTTGCCCATTGAATAGCTTTCAGTGGAGAAATATTAACACTATTAAGGGCACACAAAACTATATCCCTGCCAAATGCTTTTCCCTTGATGCATTCTGCCATCACTTTAGCAATATGAATAAAGCTCTACTACCTCTCTTTGCGGTGCTATGTGGAAATGACCATATTAATCTACCTATCATGGAGACATTCTTAAGTAAAGCACGTCTTCCTCTTGGAGCTACCAGTTCTAAAGGGAGGAGACACCACCGAATCCTGGGACTTCTGAATTGGTTGTCTCATTTTGCCAACCCTACTGAAGCACTAGATAATGTTCTGAAATACCTCCCAAAAAAGGATCGAGAAAATGTTAAGGAACTTCTGTGCGGTTCCATGGAAGAATACCAACAGTCCCGGGTGAAGCTGCAGGACTTCTTCCAGTGTGGTACTTATGCCTGTCCAGATGCCTTGAATCTTGGTTTACCAGAATGGGTATTAGTGGCTTTAGCTAAAGGCCAGCTATCACCTTTCATCAGTGATGCTTTGGTCCTAAGACGGACCATTCTTCACACACAGGTGGAGAACATGCAGCAACCAAATGCCCACAGAATATCTCAGCCCATCAGGCAAATCATCTATGGGCTTCTTTTAAATGCCTCACCACATCTGGACAAGACATCCAGGAATGCATTGCCTCCTCAGCCTCTAGCTTTCAGTGAAATGGAAAGGATTAATAAGAATATCAAAACCTCAATCATTGATGCAGTAGAACTGGCCAAGGATCATTCTGACTTAAGCAAATTGACTGAG CTCTCCTTGAGGCGGCGGCAGATGCTTCTGTTAGAAACCCTGAAGGTGAAACAGACCATCCTGGAGCCAATCCCTGCTTCACTGAAGTTGCCCGTTGCTGTCAGTTGCTACTGGTTGCAGCACACTGAGACCAAAACAAAGCTACATCATCTACAATCCTTACTGCTCGCAATGCTAGTGGGACCCTTGACTGCCATAATCAACAGCCCTG gaaaCGTGGACCCTTTCCCCAGGCAGGCTCAGTGCCTTGCTGCTCGCTAG
- the ASTE1 gene encoding protein asteroid homolog 1 isoform X2 → MGIRGLMSFVEDHSNEFFTDLKLRDTKIVIDGYALFHRLSFNSNLELRYGGDYDSFADIVQNFFESLFACNICPYVVLDGGCDISDKKLTTLKDRAREKIQMAHSLSVGGSGYVCPLLIREVFIQVLIKLQVCFVQCFSEADRDIMTLANHWNCPVLSSDSDFCIFDLKTGFCPLNSFQWRNINTIKGTQNYIPAKCFSLDAFCHHFSNMNKALLPLFAVLCGNDHINLPIMETFLSKARLPLGATSSKGRRHHRILGLLNWLSHFANPTEALDNVLKYLPKKDRENVKELLCGSMEEYQQSRVKLQDFFQCGTYACPDALNLGLPEWVLVALAKGQLSPFISDALVLRRTILHTQVENMQQPNAHRISQPIRQIIYGLLLNASPHLDKTSRNALPPQPLAFSEMERINKNIKTSIIDAVELAKDHSDLSKLTEVNISSLSCQPLFLLTRCYVLRNLSPSRLSRKQKIFFWLCADTRDTTFFS, encoded by the exons ATGGGTATCCGAGGACTAATGAGTTTTGTGGAAGATCACAGTAATGAGTTCTTCACTGATTTGAAGTTGCGGGACACAAAAATTGTCATTGATGGCTATGCTCTTTTCCACCGTCTTTCCTTCAATTCAAACTTGGAGCTCCGGTATGGTGGGGACTATGATTCTTTTGCAGATATTGTACAAAACTTCTTTGAATCACTGTTTGCTTGTAATATATGCCCATATGTTGTATTAGATGGAGGATGTGACATTTCGGATAAAAAGCTTACAACTTTAAAGGACAGAGCTAGAGAGAAGATCCAGATGGCCCATTCCCTTTCTGTTGGTGGGAGTGGGTATGTATGTCCCTTACTCATCCGGGAAGTATTCATACAAGTTTTGATCAAGCTGCAGGTATGTTTTGTCCAGTGCTTTTCAGAAGCAGATCGGGACATTATGACACTTGCTAATCATTGGAATTGCCCTGTGTTATCGTCAGATAGTGACTTTTGCATTTTTGACCTGAAAACTGGGTTTTGCCCATTGAATAGCTTTCAGTGGAGAAATATTAACACTATTAAGGGCACACAAAACTATATCCCTGCCAAATGCTTTTCCCTTGATGCATTCTGCCATCACTTTAGCAATATGAATAAAGCTCTACTACCTCTCTTTGCGGTGCTATGTGGAAATGACCATATTAATCTACCTATCATGGAGACATTCTTAAGTAAAGCACGTCTTCCTCTTGGAGCTACCAGTTCTAAAGGGAGGAGACACCACCGAATCCTGGGACTTCTGAATTGGTTGTCTCATTTTGCCAACCCTACTGAAGCACTAGATAATGTTCTGAAATACCTCCCAAAAAAGGATCGAGAAAATGTTAAGGAACTTCTGTGCGGTTCCATGGAAGAATACCAACAGTCCCGGGTGAAGCTGCAGGACTTCTTCCAGTGTGGTACTTATGCCTGTCCAGATGCCTTGAATCTTGGTTTACCAGAATGGGTATTAGTGGCTTTAGCTAAAGGCCAGCTATCACCTTTCATCAGTGATGCTTTGGTCCTAAGACGGACCATTCTTCACACACAGGTGGAGAACATGCAGCAACCAAATGCCCACAGAATATCTCAGCCCATCAGGCAAATCATCTATGGGCTTCTTTTAAATGCCTCACCACATCTGGACAAGACATCCAGGAATGCATTGCCTCCTCAGCCTCTAGCTTTCAGTGAAATGGAAAGGATTAATAAGAATATCAAAACCTCAATCATTGATGCAGTAGAACTGGCCAAGGATCATTCTGACTTAAGCAAATTGACTGAG GTGAACATCTCTAGTCTCAGCTGTCAACCACTCTTTCTACTAACTAGATGTTACGTGCTAAGAAATCTATCACCATCTCGACTTTCCAGAAAGCAGAAAATCTTTTTCTGGCTGTGTGCAGACACTAGGgatacaacttttttttcttaa